A genomic segment from Salvia splendens isolate huo1 chromosome 13, SspV2, whole genome shotgun sequence encodes:
- the LOC121762830 gene encoding aquaporin PIP2-1-like yields the protein MGKDIEVGAEHGGGKDYQDPPPAPLIDVEELGKWSFYRAIIAEFVATLLFLYVTVLTVIGYKSQSAADQCGGVGILGIAWAFGGMIFVLVYCTAGISGGHINPAVTFGLLLARKVSLVRAVLYMVAQCLGAVCGCGLVKAFQKAYYVRYGGGANELSDGYSTGTGVAAEIIGTFVLVYTVFAATDPKRNARDSHVPVLAPLPIGFAVFMVHLATIPITGTGINPARSFGAAVIYGKDKAWDDQWIFWVGPFVGAAIAAIYHQFVLRAGSSKSFGSFKSSY from the exons ATGGGCAAGGACATTGAGGTGGGAGCTGAACACGGCGGCGGAAAGGACTACCAAGATCCTCCACCGGCGCCGTTGATCGACGTGGAGGAGCTCGGAAAATGGTCGTTTTACAGAGCCATCATCGCCGAATTCGTCGCAACCCTCTTGTTCCTCTACGTCACTGTCCTCACCGTCATCGGCTACAAGAGCCAGAGCGCCGCCGACCAGTGCGGCGGCGTCGGGATCCTCGGCATCGCCTGGGCCTTCGGCGGCATGATCTTTGTCCTCGTTTACTGCACCGCCGGCATTTCCG GTGGTCATATTAACCCGGCGGTGACATTCGGGCTATTGCTGGCCCGTAAGGTGTCGTTGGTTCGGGCGGTGTTGTACATGGTGGCGCAGTGCTTAGGTGCGGTGTGTGGGTGTGGGCTGGTGAAGGCGTTCCAGAAGGCCTACTACGTGAGATATGGTGGCGGCGCTAATGAGCTGTCCGATGGGTACAGCACGGGCACCGGGGTCGCGGCTGAGATCATCGGAACATTTGTTCTCGTCTACACCGTTTTCGCCGCCACTGATCCTAAGAGGAATGCTAGGGACTCCCATGTTCCG GTTTTGGCGCCGCTTCCAATTGGATTTGCGGTGTTTATGGTTCACTTAGCAACCATCCCAATCACGGGTACGGGCATCAACCCGGCCCGTAGTTTCGGAGCCGCCGTCATCTACGGCAAAGACAAAGCATGGGATGATCAA TGGATATTCTGGGTTGGGCCCTTCGTGGGAGCAGCCATAGCTGCAATCTACCATCAGTTCGTTCTTCGGGCCGGATCTTCAAAATCTTTTGGATCATTCAAGAgttcttattaa